One segment of Balaenoptera ricei isolate mBalRic1 chromosome 8, mBalRic1.hap2, whole genome shotgun sequence DNA contains the following:
- the LOC132369720 gene encoding lysine-specific demethylase 4D-like, which translates to MKAMKSKSNWAQNPSCRIMVFHPTREEFNDFDKYIAYMESQGAHRAGVAKIIPPKDWKARQTYDDINDILIAAPLQQVTSGQAGVFTQYHKKKKAMTVGEYHHLANSEKYRTPPHFDFKDLERKYWKTRLYDSPVYGADVSGSLFDQNTEQWNLGHLGTIQDLLEQECGVVIEGVNTPYLYFGMWKTAFAWHTEDMDLYSINYLHFGEPKTWYAVPPEHGRRLERLARQLFPGSARGCEAFLRHKVALISPTVLKDNGIPFDRVTQEAGEFIVTFPYGYHSGFNHGFNCAEAINFACPRWIDYGKAASQCSCGEARVAFSMDAFVRILQPERYELWKRGQERTVVDHTQPTAPDSQVLNAWREVRAPLGAALGQRHHLPRRALRPRRAVAAGAGTSHRVPVRAGCRRPSPARGSCSAAQFGAAATSTSGEPGPTQPPTAGPSAPDRHPAGRCGPRRRPWEQGPQEPAAPPRAKRRLSLDTDQDPEAPPLPVEAPSPDSAAPLSPGLQHPATASGCGCGPVP; encoded by the coding sequence ATGAAAGCTATGAAGTCTAAGTCCAACTGGGCCCAGAACCCAAGTTGTAGAATAATGGTATTTCATCCAACCAGAGAAGAGTTTAATGATTTCGATAAATACATTGCTTATATGGAATCCCAAGGTGCACACCGAGCAGGCGTGGCGAAGATCATTCCACCCAAGGACTGGAAAGCCAGACAGACCTATGATGATATCAATGACATCTTAATAGCCGCTCCCCTCCAGCAGGTGACTTCTGGGCAGGCAGGTGTGTTTACTCAATAccacaaaaagaagaaagccatGACCGTGGGTGAGTACCACCACTTAGCAAATAGTGAAAAATACCGGACGCCACCACACTTTGATTTTAAGGACCTGGAGCGAAAATATTGGAAAACACGCCTCTATGATTCACCAGTATATGGTGCGGACGTGAGTGGCTCCTTATTCGATCAAAACACGGAGCAGTGGAACCTTGGACACCTGGGAACCATTCAGGACCTGCTGGAGCAGGAGTGCGGAGTGGTCATCGAGGGCGTCAACACCCCCTACCTGTACTTCGGCATGTGGAAGACCGCCTTCGCCTGGCACACGGAGGACATGGACCTTTACAGCATCAACTACCTGCACTTCGGGGAGCCCAAGACGTGGTACGCGGTGCCCCCGGAGCACGGCCGGCGCCTGGAACGCCTGGCCAGGCAGCTTTTCCCGGGCAGCGCGCGGGGCTGTGAGGCCTTCCTGCGGCACAAGGTGGCTCTCATCTCGCCCACGGTCCTCAAGGACAACGGCATCCCCTTCGATCGGGTCACTCAGGAGGCTGGGGAGTTCATCGTGACCTTTCCCTATGGCTACCACTCTGGCTTCAACCATGGCTTCAACTGCGCGGAGGCCATCAATTTCGCCTGCCCGCGCTGGATCGATTATGGCAAAGCGGCCTCGCAGTGCAGCTGCGGGGAGGCCCGGGTCGCCTTCTCCATGGACGCCTTCGTGCGCATCCTGCAACCGGAGCGCTACGAGCTGTGGAAACGCGGGCAGGAGCGGACCGTGGTGGACCACACGCAGCCCACGGCGCCCGACAGCCAGGTCCTGAACGCCTGGAGGGAGGTCCGCGCGCCCCTGGGAGCCGCTCTCGGCCAGAGGCACCACCTGCCCCGCCGCGCTCTGCGCCCCCGCAGGGCTGTAGCCGCGGGCGCTGGGACCAGCCACCGAGTCCCTGTGCGTGCTGGGTGCCGGCGCCCCTCGCCGGCCCGGGGTTCTTGCTCTGCCGCCCAGTTCGGGGCTGCGGCCACCAGCACCTCCGGCGAGCCCGGCCCGACCCAGCCGCCGACCGCAGGTCCATCCGCCCCGGATCGCCACCCAGCTGGAAGATGTGGCCCTCGTCGTCGTCCTTGGGAACAGGGCCCTCAGGAGCCAGCTGCTCCCCCCAGGGCTAAGAGGAGGCTTTCGTTAGACACAGATCAGGACCCCGAGGCTCCGCCCCTGCCTGTGGAGGCACCCTCGCCGGACAGCGCCGCCCCGCTCAGCCCTGGGCTCCAGCATCCCGCCACGGCTTCTGGCTGTGGTTGTGGCCCCGTCCCCTAA